Proteins from a genomic interval of Meiothermus sp.:
- a CDS encoding histidine phosphatase family protein, which yields MSRVLVTFLRHGRSLSDDLRVHEGRYDAPLTEVGRAQAQQRLAEFRTKQFHFDRIISSPLQRARAVAELMSEGLGVPLELDPDWMEQDNGKIAGLPYEEAEQRFPRPLFRSPYEKPFDGTGESEWETYTRAARAVQNLVNRGAGSYLVVAHGKILNCALWAIFGLSPSNGTPSLRFSFADLGYAVLEYRPDRHTWHLDRFEMGFNSLANPLEVAPPQPS from the coding sequence ATGAGTCGGGTTCTGGTCACATTCCTGCGTCATGGCCGCTCCCTGAGCGACGACCTGCGGGTGCACGAAGGCCGCTACGACGCCCCCCTCACCGAGGTGGGCCGGGCCCAGGCCCAGCAGCGCCTGGCGGAGTTTCGCACCAAGCAGTTCCACTTCGATCGCATCATCTCCAGCCCCCTCCAGCGGGCCCGCGCCGTAGCAGAGCTGATGAGCGAAGGGCTGGGGGTGCCGCTGGAGCTGGATCCCGACTGGATGGAGCAGGACAACGGCAAAATTGCCGGTCTCCCCTACGAGGAAGCCGAGCAGCGCTTCCCCAGGCCCCTTTTTCGCAGCCCTTACGAAAAGCCATTCGACGGCACCGGAGAAAGCGAGTGGGAAACTTACACCCGCGCCGCCAGAGCGGTTCAGAACCTGGTGAACCGGGGCGCGGGCTCGTACCTGGTGGTGGCCCACGGGAAAATCCTCAACTGTGCGCTATGGGCCATTTTTGGCCTCTCCCCCAGCAACGGTACGCCCAGCCTCAGGTTCTCTTTCGCCGACCTGGGCTATGCGGTGCTGGAGTACCGGCCAGACCGGCATACCTGGCATTTAGACAGGTTCGAGATGGGCTTTAATTCCCTAGCGAACCCGCTCGAGGTAGCGCCACCCCAGCCCAGCTAA
- a CDS encoding DMT family transporter: protein MTGYLYVLAAACLWGLLGVVSRWAFEQGVSPLEVAFWRAALGAVLFGAQAVLIQKVRLERADGWAVLGFGLVGISLFYGAYQLAIGSGGAALAAVLLYTAPAIVALLSWLFLREPMDAHKVGAVGLTLLGVALVSLQGGGVRVTPAAVFWGLLSALTYATYYLFGKLYLNKYSTPTVFLYALPVGALGLLPFVHFVPKNAEAWAAIAFLTVASTFFAVTLYFAGLRRLEATRASVVATIEPVVAAFVAWLWWGERFSLLGYLGAGLVLAGVVWMVLRPQTRPVNLEASRSS, encoded by the coding sequence TTGACTGGGTATCTCTACGTGCTGGCCGCCGCCTGTTTGTGGGGGCTGCTGGGGGTGGTCTCGCGCTGGGCCTTCGAGCAGGGGGTGAGCCCCCTCGAGGTGGCTTTCTGGCGGGCCGCCCTGGGGGCGGTGCTGTTTGGGGCGCAGGCAGTGCTGATTCAAAAAGTGCGCCTCGAGCGCGCCGACGGCTGGGCGGTGCTGGGCTTTGGGCTGGTGGGCATCTCGCTTTTTTACGGGGCCTACCAGCTTGCCATCGGAAGCGGTGGGGCGGCCCTGGCCGCGGTGCTGCTCTATACCGCCCCGGCCATTGTGGCCCTGCTCTCCTGGCTTTTTTTGCGCGAGCCCATGGACGCCCACAAGGTGGGGGCGGTGGGCCTGACCCTCTTGGGTGTGGCCCTGGTGAGCCTGCAAGGGGGTGGGGTCAGGGTTACGCCAGCGGCGGTGTTCTGGGGCCTGCTCTCGGCCCTGACCTATGCCACCTACTACCTGTTTGGCAAGCTTTATCTGAACAAATACAGCACCCCCACGGTGTTTTTGTACGCGCTGCCGGTGGGGGCGCTGGGGTTGCTGCCGTTTGTGCACTTTGTGCCCAAAAACGCCGAAGCCTGGGCGGCCATCGCCTTCCTGACCGTGGCCTCCACCTTTTTCGCAGTCACGCTCTACTTTGCCGGCCTCCGGCGCCTGGAGGCCACCCGGGCCTCGGTGGTGGCGACCATCGAGCCGGTGGTGGCAGCCTTTGTAGCCTGGCTGTGGTGGGGCGAGCGCTTCAGCCTGCTGGGCTACCTGGGGGCCGGGCTGGTTCTGGCGGGGGTGGTGTGGATGGTGCTCAGGCCGCAGACCAGACCTGTGAACCTCGAGGCTTCGCGCTCGAGCTGA
- a CDS encoding alpha-amylase family glycosyl hydrolase, giving the protein MWLLLLGFSWAQQRVPVTFTYDPPYGLEVRSVSLRGSFNNWAELPMQKTEDGVWQVTVELPPGPIQYKFFINGQWPRDMCEDETFGTPQVDAEAEGCTDDGQGGKNALREVGRVADAPTEAGGLALEHDPSQPRFVSEAAGRLSVRFQVPAGSIRSAVLRADRDYPFALQLTTLEGETWRVALPPALRQYRIGVVDKDGQEHTFGPFEVPARVFRAVGWVAGRVGYQIFPERFWNGDPRNDRRALEATQARFDQTWSGKPPYLSRWSDPPGDYHCCQQYYGGDLAGVLERLPHLRALGVNLIYFNPLFDSGSAHGYDTHDYVRVSPKFGDNALLKRLLAEARRQGIRVIFDFVPNHTGLGHWAFQDVVKKGRESRYWDWYFIRRWPFTPGDGRAYLGWADLGSLPKLNTANPEVQDYLIRVSRFWLNFGFDGIRVDVANEISTEFVQRWRAELKALKPEAYLVGEVWDLRPQYLQGDQFDSLMNYTLGRGGSPPAMGGILGFARGGPLQSGARVLGELARVYATYPEAVAAMGFNLIGSHDTPRVLTELGGGGLRDTPSPEALARLRLASAMLYALPGASVIFQGEECGFTGERGVWPINELYRYPLQWDRCRADVLEHYRLLGRLKSQIKAFQSPLFRTYLGEGTRLAFLRGEPGVGEVLAAFNNGLEAAPLPLPPGQWRDAVEGRVYQEQVLLAGLGWRYLERVR; this is encoded by the coding sequence TTGTGGCTGCTGCTTCTGGGCTTCTCCTGGGCCCAGCAGAGAGTTCCCGTCACCTTCACCTACGACCCCCCCTACGGCCTCGAGGTGCGCTCGGTGAGCCTGCGCGGTAGCTTCAACAACTGGGCCGAGCTACCCATGCAGAAAACCGAGGACGGGGTCTGGCAGGTCACGGTGGAGCTGCCGCCGGGCCCCATCCAGTACAAGTTCTTCATCAACGGGCAGTGGCCCAGGGACATGTGCGAGGACGAGACCTTCGGCACCCCGCAGGTGGACGCCGAGGCCGAAGGCTGCACCGACGACGGCCAGGGCGGGAAAAACGCGCTGCGGGAGGTGGGCCGGGTGGCCGATGCGCCCACCGAGGCCGGCGGGCTGGCTCTGGAGCACGACCCCAGCCAGCCGCGCTTTGTCTCGGAGGCGGCGGGCCGCCTTTCGGTGCGCTTCCAGGTGCCGGCGGGTAGCATCCGCTCGGCGGTGCTGCGGGCCGACCGCGACTATCCCTTTGCCCTGCAACTGACCACGCTCGAGGGGGAAACCTGGCGGGTGGCCCTGCCGCCCGCGCTCCGGCAGTACCGCATTGGGGTGGTGGACAAAGACGGCCAGGAACACACCTTTGGCCCCTTCGAGGTGCCGGCCCGGGTCTTCCGGGCAGTGGGCTGGGTGGCGGGGCGGGTGGGGTATCAGATCTTCCCCGAGCGCTTCTGGAACGGCGACCCTCGCAACGACCGCCGGGCCCTGGAGGCCACCCAGGCCCGCTTCGACCAGACCTGGAGCGGCAAACCCCCTTACCTCTCGCGCTGGAGCGACCCACCCGGCGACTACCACTGCTGCCAGCAGTACTACGGCGGCGACCTGGCCGGGGTGCTCGAGCGCCTGCCGCACCTGCGTGCGCTGGGGGTGAACCTGATCTACTTCAACCCCCTTTTCGATTCGGGCTCGGCCCACGGCTACGACACCCACGACTACGTGCGGGTCTCGCCCAAGTTTGGCGACAACGCCCTGCTTAAGCGCCTGCTGGCCGAGGCCCGGCGCCAGGGCATCCGGGTTATCTTCGACTTTGTGCCCAACCACACCGGCCTGGGCCACTGGGCTTTTCAGGATGTGGTGAAGAAGGGGCGCGAATCGCGCTACTGGGACTGGTACTTCATCCGCCGGTGGCCCTTCACCCCCGGCGATGGCCGCGCCTATCTGGGCTGGGCCGACCTGGGCAGCCTGCCCAAGCTCAACACCGCCAATCCCGAGGTGCAGGACTACCTGATCCGGGTCTCCAGGTTCTGGCTCAACTTCGGCTTCGACGGGATTCGGGTGGATGTAGCCAACGAGATCTCCACCGAGTTTGTGCAGAGATGGCGGGCCGAACTCAAGGCCCTGAAGCCCGAGGCGTACCTGGTGGGCGAGGTCTGGGATCTGCGCCCGCAGTATCTGCAGGGCGACCAGTTCGACTCGCTGATGAACTACACCCTGGGACGCGGGGGCTCGCCCCCCGCCATGGGGGGTATTCTGGGGTTTGCTAGGGGGGGGCCTTTGCAGAGCGGGGCGCGCGTGCTGGGCGAGCTGGCCCGGGTCTACGCCACCTACCCCGAGGCCGTGGCCGCCATGGGCTTCAACCTGATCGGCTCCCACGACACCCCCCGTGTCCTGACCGAGCTGGGCGGAGGGGGCCTGCGCGATACCCCCAGCCCGGAAGCCCTGGCCCGGCTGCGGCTGGCCTCGGCCATGCTCTATGCCCTGCCGGGGGCCTCGGTGATCTTCCAGGGTGAGGAGTGCGGTTTTACCGGCGAGCGCGGGGTGTGGCCCATCAACGAGCTGTACCGCTACCCGTTGCAGTGGGACAGGTGCCGCGCCGATGTACTCGAGCACTACCGCTTGCTGGGCCGCCTCAAGAGTCAGATTAAAGCCTTCCAGAGCCCGCTTTTCCGCACCTACCTGGGCGAGGGCACGCGCCTGGCCTTTTTGCGGGGGGAGCCGGGGGTGGGCGAGGTGCTGGCGGCCTTCAACAACGGCCTCGAGGCCGCCCCGCTGCCCCTCCCTCCCGGCCAGTGGCGCGATGCGGTGGAGGGGCGGGTCTACCAGGAACAGGTGCTTTTAGCTGGGCTGGGGTGGCGCTACCTCGAGCGGGTTCGCTAG